CCGTTCAACAGGCATTAACCGATTTTGAGCAGGATGTGTTTTTGAAAGTTATGCAGTATAATAGGCAGGATGATCAGGTAATGCTTTCAGCAAAAGCCGATACTATATCCCAAAGTCGCTATAACGTTACCAAAGAGAGGTTTTTAATTGGTAAGATTGATGTTCTAGATTTAAACGTTGCCCAAACCGAGCGCGATGCTGCAAAGCAAAAGTATATCAATACCCTAAATAATTTCTGGCAATTTTACTACAATATGCGTAAGCTAACGCTTTACGATTTTGAGAAAGGACAACCTTTATCAATGGATTTCGAAATGCTTTTGAAGTAATCCACTTGGGAAAAAGTAACAAAGCCGCAATGCGGCTAGATATGGCATAATACAACTTAGCTACAAATAGAACGCCGTTATACGGCTATAATTAAAATGCACAATATGCATTAGATTTTTGATATAAGGAAAACATTAATAGATCATGTATTGATTCTAACTCTTTGTTTTTTAAGAAATAACCGAACATAAATTAGCCTTATCTATTGCTAGTTCGTAGTTGGAGGGGGATGGGCACAACCATTGATAAACACAATTATTACAAGGTTTCTGATCTCGTATTCTCCGCCACGAATTTTTATTATTCATCTCATTAAGGATTATTCCTACAACGGATTCATCATGTAAGCCAATGGGTTCATGATTTGCATTAGCATAAACCTTACCATCTGCCATCAGTATTAGTTTTCCGAAATCGTAAGTGTTTAATACCTGTTTTACGAAAATATCATTGCGACTTAAACGCGTACCCAGTATGTCCTCCTCATCTAGATAAATGTTGCTTATAAAGAGTGGGAGGTTACTCCCTGTATATAATGGTTTAATCATTGCTTTATCCAAACCGTTTACATCGATTATCCGTTCAGCTTCATCAAATTCTTCCATTGAAGTGATAGCGAATAGCCATTGAGTTTGGATTTTTGATGATTTAATAAGTGAAATAACATGGTCTAACTTTTCTTGATTTAATGGGAAATCAATCAATACTTTAAGTCTTGCCTTTTCGCCCGACAAGAATTCAAACTGGGTTAAATTATCGGGGATATCGTAGTAACAAGTGTTAAATATTTTAATAGCATGAATATGTTCTATACCCTTTGCAAAATCTCGTAATTCAGAATATGTAAAAATATTTCCACCAAGGATATTTATTGCTCCCAGCGGCGAATATTCTATTTGCGAAATAAAAGATAAAGCAGTCTTTAGAGGTAATTGGTTGTTTCCTAAATCTCTATTATAATCGAACTGTTTGTACACAGGGATACCCGAAAGCATAGAGGTAGGCTTACCACCACCAATATAAATGCTTAGCTCGTTAAAATATGATAGTACGTCATCACTTGTGAGTTTAAAATCAGTTTCTTGAAGTTGTTCAATAGTTTTGTTGATCTTGAATTTTGGAATAAAAACTACTGGTTTCTTTGGAAATGATAAACTATCAACAAGATCGCCAGAGAACGTATCGTGTATGTAATTCACAAAATCAAGCAAATCAGAATCCTTTAAATCTGCTTCAGTTATTTCCACACAGTACATGTTTTTACTATCATTCAACTGGTTTACAATGGCTTTAACCTTTTCGGTGTTTTTGAATTTTCTGCCTTGATTAGAGATTGTGTTATATATTACGCTATGACCATTCCTTTCAAAAAGAAAAGTATAGGGATCCAGATACAACCAATAATTCTTCATTCTTAAATATTTTTACTTATTAATTCAGCTACTCCTTTATTCTATTGATACATCTTCTAAAACCTTTTTATAATCCCCTGGGTTGTTTTCCAAATAGGATATATTACGAGCCAAATAGTCGGAAAATCGCTTTTCATTAGTAAATCCCTTACAAACAGGTTTCTCACTCAGTTTATCAAGGTAATATATGCATTGAACACATGTTTGAGTCCTATGACAGCTTGAACATTGTTCTGTTATATTATTATAATAGGAATTTATACGTTGGGCGATTTGTTCTAAATCAAGTTGTACTCCATTTTTCGAGACAACTCCTAATGCGTGTTGAAAACCTATTCGTTCGCAGGGCAATATTTTCCCGTTAACAGTGACAAATACCTTTTTACTGAATGGAGAACATGTTCCTGTCGGTAAGTAGGTTTTTTTAATTTTCTTGCTTAACAGGTCGGTATATCTCTCAAAGATATTTCCGCTGTACTGGCCTGCAAAAGATGTTAATTCCCTAAAATCAGGATTATTTAGAATAGATTCGTTAATAATATCTTCATAATTTTCAGCCTGTTGCAGACTTTCATAGTTATTTCGATAAGTCTTCTTAAACTCTTCAACTTTTTCGGGTCTTATTCCAGCATCGCTGAGTTCGCTGATAGAAGGATTTTTACCGAA
This portion of the Bacteroidales bacterium genome encodes:
- a CDS encoding TIGR04150 pseudo-rSAM protein, which codes for MKNYWLYLDPYTFLFERNGHSVIYNTISNQGRKFKNTEKVKAIVNQLNDSKNMYCVEITEADLKDSDLLDFVNYIHDTFSGDLVDSLSFPKKPVVFIPKFKINKTIEQLQETDFKLTSDDVLSYFNELSIYIGGGKPTSMLSGIPVYKQFDYNRDLGNNQLPLKTALSFISQIEYSPLGAINILGGNIFTYSELRDFAKGIEHIHAIKIFNTCYYDIPDNLTQFEFLSGEKARLKVLIDFPLNQEKLDHVISLIKSSKIQTQWLFAITSMEEFDEAERIIDVNGLDKAMIKPLYTGSNLPLFISNIYLDEEDILGTRLSRNDIFVKQVLNTYDFGKLILMADGKVYANANHEPIGLHDESVVGIILNEMNNKNSWRRIRDQKPCNNCVYQWLCPSPSNYELAIDKANLCSVIS